Genomic window (Ureibacillus composti):
CAAACTTCAATAAAGTCTGGTGCAAATGGTCCTCTTCTTTGTTTTACCCAACTTTCAAGTTTGTTCACATTGCGTTTTAGGATTTGATCAATTACTTCGGGATATCCCATTTCCCGTTTATGTTGCTCATATTCATCTTCATCCAATAAAGTATAAGACATATCTGGAAAAACTTTTACGTCTAGATCATAGTCAATATATTTTATTGCATTATTATCGAATACATATGGAGAACTCATATTACAATAATAATAAACCCCATCCTCGCGCAACATACAAATAATATTAAACCAGTGTTCTGCATGGAAATAACAAATTGAAGGTTCTCTCGTTAACCAGGTACGGCCATCTGATTCTGTTACGAGCGTTCGTTCGTTTGCACCGATAAAAATATTTTTTGTACCTTTTAACACCATCGTTTCTTGCCAGACACGGTGGATACGACCATTATGTTTATAACTATGTATTTGTATCGTTTCTCCTTCTTTTGGTATTGCCATGATAAAGCCCACCTTTTCGTCAATGCTACATCCGTATAAAAGTATATAATCTCTAGTATATTATACCAATGGTCAAGCAATACTTGTAGTTAAAAGAATACAATTTTTCCAAACAAACTATACCTGTTTTTATATTTTTATTTCTCATGAGGTAACTAGGTCTAGAATTCTGATAGTATTTGGACTCGAACTAGTGGTCGATACAACTGACAAGTCGTTATGACATGCGGAAGTTTTCATTAATATCAATTGTTTTTTGGGTCCCTACTCATGAATATAAAAAATTAAGGTATAGACTTAGCGTCTATACCTATGGTTAGCGAATTATTTTTATTCACTTAACGGTAATGCATTAATTATTGATTATCATTGTTGTTATTGCGGTTGTTGTTGCGTTGTTGGTTATTACGTTGTTCGTTGTTTTGTTGACGTTGCTCTTGGTTGAACTCTTGTTCAGCCGCGAACTCTTCACGATTG
Coding sequences:
- a CDS encoding DUF402 domain-containing protein yields the protein MAIPKEGETIQIHSYKHNGRIHRVWQETMVLKGTKNIFIGANERTLVTESDGRTWLTREPSICYFHAEHWFNIICMLREDGVYYYCNMSSPYVFDNNAIKYIDYDLDVKVFPDMSYTLLDEDEYEQHKREMGYPEVIDQILKRNVNKLESWVKQRRGPFAPDFIEVWTNRYLFNKELQSNENQK